The Oryzias latipes chromosome 16, ASM223467v1 genome includes a region encoding these proteins:
- the casp2 gene encoding caspase-2 isoform X3, which translates to MQKRDAEALRNCSVCLLKDLVVDELLIQALVKDGILTQNMAESIMVQKTSHHRSFKLLLLLPKRGPRAFKSFCSALKETEQEHLCDLLTQEEEGRESVQSETETTGRPGWLKRANKRETPLINSEEQSEVSSSMSYPIHDSDSCCCCCCCSGPSARDENKERQRAKISGSSLPYPTQEEFAPKRAKTLESMESSLDADSPINTPVLACSADFYLSHCQQSYRMNSSPRGSVLVISNINFDPRAAPELDPRKGGEVDDEVLRKLFTELDYSVNFHRDLTAQDMKMVIENFCRRPDHQKVDSCVVCLLSHGVDGAIYGTDGQQLALDWVFEAFDNAHCPLLQNKPKMFFIQACRGDEMDCGVEQIDGPARTFSPTCEQRDAGREEQGDADGRQRASTGRQRIKLPQRSDMICGFASLKGQRICTAAMRNTKKGSWFIQELNTALRLNARDTHLADILVQVNKRIKEREGYAPGTAHHRCKEMSEFTSSLCKDLYLFPKYQPQC; encoded by the exons ATGCAGAAGCGGGACGCGGAGGCTCTGCGGAACTGCTCCGTCTGTCTGCTGAAGGACCTGGTCGTGGATGAACTTCTCATTCAGGCGCTGGTGAAAGATGGCATCCTGACGCAGAACATGGCAGAAAGCATTATG GTGCAGAAAACTTCCCACCACCGGAGCTTTAAGTTATTACTTCTTTTACCAAAGCGAGGACCCAGAGCCTTCAAAAGCTTCTGCTCAGCACTCAAGGAAACGGAGCAGGAACACCTGTGTGACCTGCTAACACAAGAGGAAGAGGGCAGAGAG TCTGTCCAGTCTGAGACGGAGACAACAGGACGACCAGGATGGCTGAAGAGAGCGAACAAGAGAGAA acgcCATTAATAAACAGTGAGGAGCAGAGTGAAGTGAGCAGCAGCATGTCATATCCCATCCATGACTCAgatagctgctgctgctgctgctgctgctcagggCCTTCAGCTAGAGATGAGAACAAAGAAAGACAAAGGGCAAAG ATATCAGGATCTTCTTTGCCATATCCAACTCAGGAGGAGTTTGCTCCGAAGAGAGCAAAGACTCTCG AGTCCATGGAGTCCAGTCTCGATGCTGACAGTCCCATCAACACCCCCGTTCTGGCATGCTCAGCTGACTTTTACCTGTCTCACTGTCAACAG TCTTACAGGATGAATTCTTCTCCTCGGGGTTCAGTCTTGGTGATCAGTAACATCAACTTTGACCCCCGTGCTGCCCCTGAGCTTGACCCAAGGAAGGGAGGTGAGGTGGACGACGAGGTCCTCAGGAAGCTCTTCACTGAGCTGGACTATTCAGTAAATTTCCACAGAGACCTGACCGCTCAG GACATGAAGATGGTCattgagaacttctgcagacgACCAGATCACCAGAAAGTTGATAGCTGTGTGGTGTGTCTGCTTTCCCACGGCGTGGATGGAGCCATTTATGGCACGGATGGGCAGCAGCTGGCG CTGGACTGGGTGTTTGAGGCCTTCGACAACGCACATTGCCCGCTGctgcaaaacaaaccaaaaatgtttttcattcaggCCTGCAGAGGAG ATGAGATGGACTGTGGCGTGGAGCAGATAGATGGGCCGGCGAGGACCTTTTCGCCAACCTGTGAACAGCGGGATGCTGGGAGGGAGGAGCAGGGGGACGCAGACGGCAGGCAGAGAGCGAGCACAGGGAGGCAAAGGATTAAACTGCCTCAGCGGTCGGACATGATCTGCGGCTTTGCTTCTCTCAAAGGTCAGAGAATTT GCACAGCAGCCATGCGAAACACCAAGAAAGGATCTTGGTTCATCCAGGAACTGAATACAGCACTCCGCCTCAATGCCAGAGACACCCACCTCGCTGACATCCTCGTGCAG GTCAACAAACGTATTAAGGAGAGGGAGGGTTACGCTCCCGGCACAGCCCACCATCGCTGCAAGGAGATGTCAGAGTTCACCAGCTCACTTTGCAAAGACCTTTACCTCTTCCCCAAGTACCAGCCCCAGTGTTGA
- the casp2 gene encoding caspase-2 isoform X2, whose product MQKRDAEALRNCSVCLLKDLVVDELLIQALVKDGILTQNMAESIMVQKTSHHRSFKLLLLLPKRGPRAFKSFCSALKETEQEHLCDLLTQEEEGREVCLDSVQSETETTGRPGWLKRANKRETPLINSEEQSEVSSSMSYPIHDSDSCCCCCCCSGPSARDENKERQRAKISGSSLPYPTQEEFAPKRAKTLESMESSLDADSPINTPVLACSADFYLSHCQQSYRMNSSPRGSVLVISNINFDPRAAPELDPRKGGEVDDEVLRKLFTELDYSVNFHRDLTAQDMKMVIENFCRRPDHQKVDSCVVCLLSHGVDGAIYGTDGQQLALDWVFEAFDNAHCPLLQNKPKMFFIQACRGDEMDCGVEQIDGPARTFSPTCEQRDAGREEQGDADGRQRASTGRQRIKLPQRSDMICGFASLKGTAAMRNTKKGSWFIQELNTALRLNARDTHLADILVQVNKRIKEREGYAPGTAHHRCKEMSEFTSSLCKDLYLFPKYQPQC is encoded by the exons ATGCAGAAGCGGGACGCGGAGGCTCTGCGGAACTGCTCCGTCTGTCTGCTGAAGGACCTGGTCGTGGATGAACTTCTCATTCAGGCGCTGGTGAAAGATGGCATCCTGACGCAGAACATGGCAGAAAGCATTATG GTGCAGAAAACTTCCCACCACCGGAGCTTTAAGTTATTACTTCTTTTACCAAAGCGAGGACCCAGAGCCTTCAAAAGCTTCTGCTCAGCACTCAAGGAAACGGAGCAGGAACACCTGTGTGACCTGCTAACACAAGAGGAAGAGGGCAGAGAGGTGTGTTTAGAT TCTGTCCAGTCTGAGACGGAGACAACAGGACGACCAGGATGGCTGAAGAGAGCGAACAAGAGAGAA acgcCATTAATAAACAGTGAGGAGCAGAGTGAAGTGAGCAGCAGCATGTCATATCCCATCCATGACTCAgatagctgctgctgctgctgctgctgctcagggCCTTCAGCTAGAGATGAGAACAAAGAAAGACAAAGGGCAAAG ATATCAGGATCTTCTTTGCCATATCCAACTCAGGAGGAGTTTGCTCCGAAGAGAGCAAAGACTCTCG AGTCCATGGAGTCCAGTCTCGATGCTGACAGTCCCATCAACACCCCCGTTCTGGCATGCTCAGCTGACTTTTACCTGTCTCACTGTCAACAG TCTTACAGGATGAATTCTTCTCCTCGGGGTTCAGTCTTGGTGATCAGTAACATCAACTTTGACCCCCGTGCTGCCCCTGAGCTTGACCCAAGGAAGGGAGGTGAGGTGGACGACGAGGTCCTCAGGAAGCTCTTCACTGAGCTGGACTATTCAGTAAATTTCCACAGAGACCTGACCGCTCAG GACATGAAGATGGTCattgagaacttctgcagacgACCAGATCACCAGAAAGTTGATAGCTGTGTGGTGTGTCTGCTTTCCCACGGCGTGGATGGAGCCATTTATGGCACGGATGGGCAGCAGCTGGCG CTGGACTGGGTGTTTGAGGCCTTCGACAACGCACATTGCCCGCTGctgcaaaacaaaccaaaaatgtttttcattcaggCCTGCAGAGGAG ATGAGATGGACTGTGGCGTGGAGCAGATAGATGGGCCGGCGAGGACCTTTTCGCCAACCTGTGAACAGCGGGATGCTGGGAGGGAGGAGCAGGGGGACGCAGACGGCAGGCAGAGAGCGAGCACAGGGAGGCAAAGGATTAAACTGCCTCAGCGGTCGGACATGATCTGCGGCTTTGCTTCTCTCAAAG GCACAGCAGCCATGCGAAACACCAAGAAAGGATCTTGGTTCATCCAGGAACTGAATACAGCACTCCGCCTCAATGCCAGAGACACCCACCTCGCTGACATCCTCGTGCAG GTCAACAAACGTATTAAGGAGAGGGAGGGTTACGCTCCCGGCACAGCCCACCATCGCTGCAAGGAGATGTCAGAGTTCACCAGCTCACTTTGCAAAGACCTTTACCTCTTCCCCAAGTACCAGCCCCAGTGTTGA
- the casp2 gene encoding caspase-2 isoform X5 — protein sequence MQKRDAEALRNCSVCLLKDLVVDELLIQALVKDGILTQNMAESIMVQKTSHHRSFKLLLLLPKRGPRAFKSFCSALKETEQEHLCDLLTQEEEGRESVQSETETTGRPGWLKRANKREISGSSLPYPTQEEFAPKRAKTLESMESSLDADSPINTPVLACSADFYLSHCQQSYRMNSSPRGSVLVISNINFDPRAAPELDPRKGGEVDDEVLRKLFTELDYSVNFHRDLTAQDMKMVIENFCRRPDHQKVDSCVVCLLSHGVDGAIYGTDGQQLALDWVFEAFDNAHCPLLQNKPKMFFIQACRGDEMDCGVEQIDGPARTFSPTCEQRDAGREEQGDADGRQRASTGRQRIKLPQRSDMICGFASLKGQRICTAAMRNTKKGSWFIQELNTALRLNARDTHLADILVQVNKRIKEREGYAPGTAHHRCKEMSEFTSSLCKDLYLFPKYQPQC from the exons ATGCAGAAGCGGGACGCGGAGGCTCTGCGGAACTGCTCCGTCTGTCTGCTGAAGGACCTGGTCGTGGATGAACTTCTCATTCAGGCGCTGGTGAAAGATGGCATCCTGACGCAGAACATGGCAGAAAGCATTATG GTGCAGAAAACTTCCCACCACCGGAGCTTTAAGTTATTACTTCTTTTACCAAAGCGAGGACCCAGAGCCTTCAAAAGCTTCTGCTCAGCACTCAAGGAAACGGAGCAGGAACACCTGTGTGACCTGCTAACACAAGAGGAAGAGGGCAGAGAG TCTGTCCAGTCTGAGACGGAGACAACAGGACGACCAGGATGGCTGAAGAGAGCGAACAAGAGAGAA ATATCAGGATCTTCTTTGCCATATCCAACTCAGGAGGAGTTTGCTCCGAAGAGAGCAAAGACTCTCG AGTCCATGGAGTCCAGTCTCGATGCTGACAGTCCCATCAACACCCCCGTTCTGGCATGCTCAGCTGACTTTTACCTGTCTCACTGTCAACAG TCTTACAGGATGAATTCTTCTCCTCGGGGTTCAGTCTTGGTGATCAGTAACATCAACTTTGACCCCCGTGCTGCCCCTGAGCTTGACCCAAGGAAGGGAGGTGAGGTGGACGACGAGGTCCTCAGGAAGCTCTTCACTGAGCTGGACTATTCAGTAAATTTCCACAGAGACCTGACCGCTCAG GACATGAAGATGGTCattgagaacttctgcagacgACCAGATCACCAGAAAGTTGATAGCTGTGTGGTGTGTCTGCTTTCCCACGGCGTGGATGGAGCCATTTATGGCACGGATGGGCAGCAGCTGGCG CTGGACTGGGTGTTTGAGGCCTTCGACAACGCACATTGCCCGCTGctgcaaaacaaaccaaaaatgtttttcattcaggCCTGCAGAGGAG ATGAGATGGACTGTGGCGTGGAGCAGATAGATGGGCCGGCGAGGACCTTTTCGCCAACCTGTGAACAGCGGGATGCTGGGAGGGAGGAGCAGGGGGACGCAGACGGCAGGCAGAGAGCGAGCACAGGGAGGCAAAGGATTAAACTGCCTCAGCGGTCGGACATGATCTGCGGCTTTGCTTCTCTCAAAGGTCAGAGAATTT GCACAGCAGCCATGCGAAACACCAAGAAAGGATCTTGGTTCATCCAGGAACTGAATACAGCACTCCGCCTCAATGCCAGAGACACCCACCTCGCTGACATCCTCGTGCAG GTCAACAAACGTATTAAGGAGAGGGAGGGTTACGCTCCCGGCACAGCCCACCATCGCTGCAAGGAGATGTCAGAGTTCACCAGCTCACTTTGCAAAGACCTTTACCTCTTCCCCAAGTACCAGCCCCAGTGTTGA
- the casp2 gene encoding caspase-2 isoform X1, translated as MQKRDAEALRNCSVCLLKDLVVDELLIQALVKDGILTQNMAESIMVQKTSHHRSFKLLLLLPKRGPRAFKSFCSALKETEQEHLCDLLTQEEEGREVCLDSVQSETETTGRPGWLKRANKRETPLINSEEQSEVSSSMSYPIHDSDSCCCCCCCSGPSARDENKERQRAKISGSSLPYPTQEEFAPKRAKTLESMESSLDADSPINTPVLACSADFYLSHCQQSYRMNSSPRGSVLVISNINFDPRAAPELDPRKGGEVDDEVLRKLFTELDYSVNFHRDLTAQDMKMVIENFCRRPDHQKVDSCVVCLLSHGVDGAIYGTDGQQLALDWVFEAFDNAHCPLLQNKPKMFFIQACRGDEMDCGVEQIDGPARTFSPTCEQRDAGREEQGDADGRQRASTGRQRIKLPQRSDMICGFASLKGQRICTAAMRNTKKGSWFIQELNTALRLNARDTHLADILVQVNKRIKEREGYAPGTAHHRCKEMSEFTSSLCKDLYLFPKYQPQC; from the exons ATGCAGAAGCGGGACGCGGAGGCTCTGCGGAACTGCTCCGTCTGTCTGCTGAAGGACCTGGTCGTGGATGAACTTCTCATTCAGGCGCTGGTGAAAGATGGCATCCTGACGCAGAACATGGCAGAAAGCATTATG GTGCAGAAAACTTCCCACCACCGGAGCTTTAAGTTATTACTTCTTTTACCAAAGCGAGGACCCAGAGCCTTCAAAAGCTTCTGCTCAGCACTCAAGGAAACGGAGCAGGAACACCTGTGTGACCTGCTAACACAAGAGGAAGAGGGCAGAGAGGTGTGTTTAGAT TCTGTCCAGTCTGAGACGGAGACAACAGGACGACCAGGATGGCTGAAGAGAGCGAACAAGAGAGAA acgcCATTAATAAACAGTGAGGAGCAGAGTGAAGTGAGCAGCAGCATGTCATATCCCATCCATGACTCAgatagctgctgctgctgctgctgctgctcagggCCTTCAGCTAGAGATGAGAACAAAGAAAGACAAAGGGCAAAG ATATCAGGATCTTCTTTGCCATATCCAACTCAGGAGGAGTTTGCTCCGAAGAGAGCAAAGACTCTCG AGTCCATGGAGTCCAGTCTCGATGCTGACAGTCCCATCAACACCCCCGTTCTGGCATGCTCAGCTGACTTTTACCTGTCTCACTGTCAACAG TCTTACAGGATGAATTCTTCTCCTCGGGGTTCAGTCTTGGTGATCAGTAACATCAACTTTGACCCCCGTGCTGCCCCTGAGCTTGACCCAAGGAAGGGAGGTGAGGTGGACGACGAGGTCCTCAGGAAGCTCTTCACTGAGCTGGACTATTCAGTAAATTTCCACAGAGACCTGACCGCTCAG GACATGAAGATGGTCattgagaacttctgcagacgACCAGATCACCAGAAAGTTGATAGCTGTGTGGTGTGTCTGCTTTCCCACGGCGTGGATGGAGCCATTTATGGCACGGATGGGCAGCAGCTGGCG CTGGACTGGGTGTTTGAGGCCTTCGACAACGCACATTGCCCGCTGctgcaaaacaaaccaaaaatgtttttcattcaggCCTGCAGAGGAG ATGAGATGGACTGTGGCGTGGAGCAGATAGATGGGCCGGCGAGGACCTTTTCGCCAACCTGTGAACAGCGGGATGCTGGGAGGGAGGAGCAGGGGGACGCAGACGGCAGGCAGAGAGCGAGCACAGGGAGGCAAAGGATTAAACTGCCTCAGCGGTCGGACATGATCTGCGGCTTTGCTTCTCTCAAAGGTCAGAGAATTT GCACAGCAGCCATGCGAAACACCAAGAAAGGATCTTGGTTCATCCAGGAACTGAATACAGCACTCCGCCTCAATGCCAGAGACACCCACCTCGCTGACATCCTCGTGCAG GTCAACAAACGTATTAAGGAGAGGGAGGGTTACGCTCCCGGCACAGCCCACCATCGCTGCAAGGAGATGTCAGAGTTCACCAGCTCACTTTGCAAAGACCTTTACCTCTTCCCCAAGTACCAGCCCCAGTGTTGA
- the casp2 gene encoding caspase-2 isoform X4 encodes MQKRDAEALRNCSVCLLKDLVVDELLIQALVKDGILTQNMAESIMVQKTSHHRSFKLLLLLPKRGPRAFKSFCSALKETEQEHLCDLLTQEEEGREVCLDSVQSETETTGRPGWLKRANKREISGSSLPYPTQEEFAPKRAKTLESMESSLDADSPINTPVLACSADFYLSHCQQSYRMNSSPRGSVLVISNINFDPRAAPELDPRKGGEVDDEVLRKLFTELDYSVNFHRDLTAQDMKMVIENFCRRPDHQKVDSCVVCLLSHGVDGAIYGTDGQQLALDWVFEAFDNAHCPLLQNKPKMFFIQACRGDEMDCGVEQIDGPARTFSPTCEQRDAGREEQGDADGRQRASTGRQRIKLPQRSDMICGFASLKGQRICTAAMRNTKKGSWFIQELNTALRLNARDTHLADILVQVNKRIKEREGYAPGTAHHRCKEMSEFTSSLCKDLYLFPKYQPQC; translated from the exons ATGCAGAAGCGGGACGCGGAGGCTCTGCGGAACTGCTCCGTCTGTCTGCTGAAGGACCTGGTCGTGGATGAACTTCTCATTCAGGCGCTGGTGAAAGATGGCATCCTGACGCAGAACATGGCAGAAAGCATTATG GTGCAGAAAACTTCCCACCACCGGAGCTTTAAGTTATTACTTCTTTTACCAAAGCGAGGACCCAGAGCCTTCAAAAGCTTCTGCTCAGCACTCAAGGAAACGGAGCAGGAACACCTGTGTGACCTGCTAACACAAGAGGAAGAGGGCAGAGAGGTGTGTTTAGAT TCTGTCCAGTCTGAGACGGAGACAACAGGACGACCAGGATGGCTGAAGAGAGCGAACAAGAGAGAA ATATCAGGATCTTCTTTGCCATATCCAACTCAGGAGGAGTTTGCTCCGAAGAGAGCAAAGACTCTCG AGTCCATGGAGTCCAGTCTCGATGCTGACAGTCCCATCAACACCCCCGTTCTGGCATGCTCAGCTGACTTTTACCTGTCTCACTGTCAACAG TCTTACAGGATGAATTCTTCTCCTCGGGGTTCAGTCTTGGTGATCAGTAACATCAACTTTGACCCCCGTGCTGCCCCTGAGCTTGACCCAAGGAAGGGAGGTGAGGTGGACGACGAGGTCCTCAGGAAGCTCTTCACTGAGCTGGACTATTCAGTAAATTTCCACAGAGACCTGACCGCTCAG GACATGAAGATGGTCattgagaacttctgcagacgACCAGATCACCAGAAAGTTGATAGCTGTGTGGTGTGTCTGCTTTCCCACGGCGTGGATGGAGCCATTTATGGCACGGATGGGCAGCAGCTGGCG CTGGACTGGGTGTTTGAGGCCTTCGACAACGCACATTGCCCGCTGctgcaaaacaaaccaaaaatgtttttcattcaggCCTGCAGAGGAG ATGAGATGGACTGTGGCGTGGAGCAGATAGATGGGCCGGCGAGGACCTTTTCGCCAACCTGTGAACAGCGGGATGCTGGGAGGGAGGAGCAGGGGGACGCAGACGGCAGGCAGAGAGCGAGCACAGGGAGGCAAAGGATTAAACTGCCTCAGCGGTCGGACATGATCTGCGGCTTTGCTTCTCTCAAAGGTCAGAGAATTT GCACAGCAGCCATGCGAAACACCAAGAAAGGATCTTGGTTCATCCAGGAACTGAATACAGCACTCCGCCTCAATGCCAGAGACACCCACCTCGCTGACATCCTCGTGCAG GTCAACAAACGTATTAAGGAGAGGGAGGGTTACGCTCCCGGCACAGCCCACCATCGCTGCAAGGAGATGTCAGAGTTCACCAGCTCACTTTGCAAAGACCTTTACCTCTTCCCCAAGTACCAGCCCCAGTGTTGA